Sequence from the Paenibacillus riograndensis SBR5 genome:
TGAAGTCCTTCGGTGAGATTCTAAGCAATGCGGCAAGCTGGCCGCAGGAATTCATGTGGTCCAACTACACGAATGCCTGGAAGTTAGCCCGCTTCTCCGAAGCGTTCCGCAATTCACTGATTGTGACCATCATCTCAGTGGTTCTGATCTCGCTGTTCAGCGCAATGGCTGCTTACCGGATGGTCCGCGCCAACACACGGTTCAATCAAATTCTGCTGCTGCTGTTCGTAGCGGCGATGGTGGTTCCGTTTCAGACCATTATGATTCCGATCCTGAAAGTCGTTAATATCCTTGGGGTCAATAACTCCTTTGCCGGTCTGATTATCTCCAATCTGGGGTTAAGTATTCCGATGGCGATCTTCCTGTTCCACGGCTTCATCAAATCGGTGCCGCTTGAGATTGAAGAGGCGGCAACCGTTGACGGGTGTAATCCGATCTCGGCATTCTTCCGGATCGTGCTTCCTTTGCTGAAGCCGATGCTGATGACGATCATCGTCTTAAACGCGCTAGGCATCTGGAACGATTATTTGCTCCCGTCGCTGATTCTTCAGGCGCCCGGGCTGCGCACCATTCCGCTGGCTACCTTCTCGTTCTTCGGGCAATATACGAAGCAATGGGATATGGCGCTTCCGGCACTGACCCTTGGGGTTGCTCCAATCGTTATTTTCTATCTGTTCATGCAGCGTTACATTGTTGAGGGAATAGCGGCAGGCTCGGTGAAGGGTTAATTCCCCGGGCCCCCGTTCCAAATATACCAGCAGTTAATTTATTCAAGGGGGAAATTAGAAATGATGAAGAAACGTTCTGCAGTGATGCTGTCATCTGTAATGCTAATGTCAGTTGTGCTTGCGGCCTGTGGCGGAAATTCCAATAATACCGCATCTAATAATGCATCAAATGGAAGCGCTGGCAATACATCCGGCGCAGTGAAAACGGTTAAAATCTTTCAGTTCAAAACGGAAATCGTTGAAGGCCTGAATGAGCTGAAGGTGGAATTCGAAAAAGAGCATCCTAACATCAAGCTGGATATTCAAACAGTCGGCGGCGGTGCAGACTATGGGGCAGCCCTGAAAACCAAATTTGCTTCCGGCGATGCGCCCGATATTTTCTCCAATGGGGGATATGCCGAAATGGCCCTGTGGGCAGACAAGCTGGAAGACCTGTCCGACCAGCCTTGGGTGAAGGATCTGATCCCGATGGCGGCAGAGCCTATGACCAAAGACGGCAAAACCTACGGTATGCCCATGAACCTTGAAGGAATCGGCTATGTGTACAACAAGGATTTGTTCGCCAAAGCCGGCATCACTGAAACGCCAAAAACCATCACCGAGCTAGAAGCAGCCGCTAAAAAGCTGCAGGCTATCAATGTCACACCTTTCGGCAACGCGTATCAGGAATGGTGGCTGCTGGGCAACCAGGGCATCAGCGTAGCCTTTGCACAGCAGGATAACGTAGATGAGTTCATCAAAGGCCTCAATGCAGGCACTGCAAGTATCGTAGGCAACCCGGTATTCAAGGACTGGAGCAACCTGCTTAATTTGACCGTGAAATACGGCCAGAAAAATCCGCTGACCACCGATGCCAATACTCACCTGGCTCTGTTCGCCAAGGGTGAAACGGCTATGATGCAGGAAGGCAACTGGGCTCAAACGCTTGTGGACAACATTACGCCTAACATGAACATCGGCATGTTCCCTATGCCAATCAATGATAATGCAGAGAAGAATGATAAGCTGACTGTAGGGATTCCTGCCAACCTGGTTGTGAACAAGGATTCCGCTTCCAAAGAAGAAGCCAAAACATTCTTGAACTGGCTCGTAACTTCCGATATGGGTAAAGAATATATCACTAAAAAATGGAAGTTCATCCCTGCGTTGAAAACCATTGAAGCTACTCCGGAGGATATCGGGGCACTCGGTTCCGATGTATGGAAATATGTGCAGGACGGCAAGGTGTATGGTCTGCAATCCTCCAAATTCCCTGATGGTGTGACTCAAGAATTTGCCAGTGTCATTCAAGAGCTGATCGCGGGTAAAACGGACGAAGCCGGCTGGGAAAAAAGCATGCAGGCCGCTTGGGATAAGCTGAAGAAATAGGCGGACTTTTGATCCTGTACTTGTTCCATGGAGCCGGAACGCATCAGCCGGGGTATTATTCTCGGGAACTCACGGGTATAATGGATAAAAGGAGATGATTTCCATGTCTGACTTTTTTAATCCGGGCCCTACTGTACCCAGGCCGGACCCCTACGCCCACAAAGCCAAGCATGATGCCGACGCGCATAAATATCATCACAAAGGCATAACCGGCTTCTGGAGGCAGGTTACCGATCTGGTGATAGCGGTAGGTGTGCTCGCGGTTATCGTGGGCCTGTGTATCTGGCTCTTTTAACGAATTTACCTCATGGTCCTATGCAAAATACACAAGCAGCGGACCCCGGCTGGTTCAGCCCCGGGTGCCGCTGCTTGTGTTCTGAGGCCGGAATTCCAAACATTCCCCGGAGTTACGACCCTACCCCCATAATGTAAAACTAAAATTCATCATCCTTAGTGGGAAAAAGTACCACTAATCAAGCTCATTTAGCTTATGGAGCAGCCTATGTTGGAAAAAGTACCACTAATTCGGCTGAAAGTGGCCGTATGGGGGAAATAGGCATGAATTAGGTGGACGAAATCCCACTAAAACCTTCTGTAGCCCGGATTTCAGCGAATTAGTTTTACTTTTTCCACTTAGCTTCAGTCCCTTATGAACCTCACTCACGTTCCCCAAGTTTTCCACTTCTCCACTTCATAAAGAAAATCAATGCAGCCGCCGGAATTGATCCGGCGTGGTTCCGGACTGCTTGCGGAAAGTGGCCACGAAGTGGCTGACATCGCGGAAGCCGACCTGCTGCGAAATGGCTTTTACGGTTAGATCGGGCTGGCTG
This genomic interval carries:
- a CDS encoding ABC transporter substrate-binding protein, translating into MMKKRSAVMLSSVMLMSVVLAACGGNSNNTASNNASNGSAGNTSGAVKTVKIFQFKTEIVEGLNELKVEFEKEHPNIKLDIQTVGGGADYGAALKTKFASGDAPDIFSNGGYAEMALWADKLEDLSDQPWVKDLIPMAAEPMTKDGKTYGMPMNLEGIGYVYNKDLFAKAGITETPKTITELEAAAKKLQAINVTPFGNAYQEWWLLGNQGISVAFAQQDNVDEFIKGLNAGTASIVGNPVFKDWSNLLNLTVKYGQKNPLTTDANTHLALFAKGETAMMQEGNWAQTLVDNITPNMNIGMFPMPINDNAEKNDKLTVGIPANLVVNKDSASKEEAKTFLNWLVTSDMGKEYITKKWKFIPALKTIEATPEDIGALGSDVWKYVQDGKVYGLQSSKFPDGVTQEFASVIQELIAGKTDEAGWEKSMQAAWDKLKK
- a CDS encoding carbohydrate ABC transporter permease; its protein translation is MKAKSKGRLNIGIEVLMILLALLFLSPFYFLLANSVKSFGEILSNAASWPQEFMWSNYTNAWKLARFSEAFRNSLIVTIISVVLISLFSAMAAYRMVRANTRFNQILLLLFVAAMVVPFQTIMIPILKVVNILGVNNSFAGLIISNLGLSIPMAIFLFHGFIKSVPLEIEEAATVDGCNPISAFFRIVLPLLKPMLMTIIVLNALGIWNDYLLPSLILQAPGLRTIPLATFSFFGQYTKQWDMALPALTLGVAPIVIFYLFMQRYIVEGIAAGSVKG